One Paraburkholderia dioscoreae DNA segment encodes these proteins:
- a CDS encoding LysR family transcriptional regulator — protein MELKWLEDFVSLAETRSFSRSAELRHVTQPAFSRRIQALEAWLGTELIDRSVYPTRLTAAGQVFNEQALAMLSQFHEARALLRGHTATPQATIEFAVPHTLSLTYFPRWLQRIEAQMGPIHTRLRALNVHDAALSLVEGGCDLMMGYHHPSHPVALDPGRYDMLTLGIEPISPFSAPGRAGRPRHTLPGSAEAPTPYLSYTPNAYLGRMTEVILANAPERLYLDRLYETDMAEGLKAMALAGHGIAFLPHSAVEDAVADGKLIRLDRATRGTPEGQLTLTMEIRLYRDKLAAKSDDARQILVRQLWDVVSQELAPGAA, from the coding sequence ATGGAACTGAAATGGCTCGAAGACTTCGTTTCGCTCGCGGAAACGCGTAGTTTCAGTCGTTCGGCCGAGTTGCGGCACGTCACGCAGCCGGCTTTCTCACGGCGGATTCAGGCGCTGGAAGCGTGGCTCGGCACGGAACTGATCGACCGTTCGGTTTATCCGACGCGGTTGACGGCGGCCGGCCAGGTGTTCAACGAACAGGCGCTCGCCATGCTGTCGCAGTTCCACGAGGCGCGGGCGTTGCTGCGCGGGCATACGGCGACGCCGCAGGCGACTATCGAATTCGCGGTGCCGCATACGCTGTCCTTGACTTACTTTCCGCGCTGGCTGCAGCGTATCGAAGCGCAGATGGGCCCGATCCATACCCGGCTGCGCGCGCTGAACGTGCACGATGCGGCGTTGTCGCTGGTGGAAGGCGGCTGCGATCTGATGATGGGCTATCACCATCCCAGCCACCCGGTCGCGCTCGATCCGGGCCGCTACGACATGCTGACGCTTGGCATCGAGCCGATCAGTCCGTTCTCCGCGCCCGGCCGTGCGGGCCGGCCGCGTCACACGTTGCCGGGCAGCGCCGAGGCGCCCACGCCGTATCTGTCCTATACGCCGAACGCCTATCTGGGCCGCATGACCGAAGTGATTCTGGCCAACGCGCCGGAGCGTCTGTATCTCGACCGGCTCTATGAAACCGACATGGCCGAAGGACTCAAGGCGATGGCGCTGGCCGGGCACGGCATCGCTTTCCTGCCGCATAGCGCGGTGGAAGACGCGGTCGCCGACGGCAAGCTGATCCGCCTCGACCGCGCCACACGCGGCACGCCGGAAGGCCAACTCACGCTGACCATGGAGATCCGTCTGTACCGCGACAAGCTCGCGGCAAAGAGCGACGATGCCCGCCAGATACTCGTGCGTCAGCTGTGGGACGTGGTGTCGCAGGAACTGGCGCCGGGCGCGGCCTGA
- a CDS encoding glycosyltransferase family 2 protein, producing the protein MSPLVSIITPTANREALLPAAARCVLSQQVDWEWLVLDDSAEPSAYMRALASQDTRIRYFHSPTRMSIGAKRNHLIGEARGPVIAHFDDDDHYAPHYLAHMIGTMQDNSADLIKLSGFFMYAPHTQFFGYMDLNAKVGLHYELSGRSVSHIEFHEKMQIGADFILFYGFSYVYDKALAAMAAFDDIDLYEDERFIRRVVDSGRKVIAVDDPRASCLHLVHPASTSRCFARYSMPSFILPTLFPGYEGHRG; encoded by the coding sequence ATGTCCCCACTCGTTTCCATCATCACGCCGACGGCCAATCGCGAAGCTCTGCTGCCGGCCGCCGCGCGCTGCGTCCTTAGCCAGCAAGTCGACTGGGAATGGCTGGTGCTCGACGACAGCGCCGAGCCGAGCGCGTACATGCGGGCGTTGGCATCGCAGGACACACGCATTCGCTATTTTCATTCGCCCACGCGCATGTCGATCGGCGCAAAGCGCAACCACCTGATCGGCGAAGCGCGCGGCCCGGTAATCGCCCATTTCGACGACGACGATCACTACGCGCCGCATTACCTCGCGCACATGATCGGAACAATGCAGGACAACAGCGCCGACCTCATCAAGCTATCGGGCTTTTTCATGTACGCGCCGCATACACAGTTCTTCGGCTACATGGACCTGAACGCGAAGGTGGGCCTCCACTACGAGCTGAGCGGCCGCTCGGTCAGTCACATTGAATTCCACGAGAAAATGCAGATCGGCGCGGATTTCATCCTGTTCTATGGTTTCTCGTATGTGTACGACAAGGCGCTCGCCGCAATGGCGGCCTTCGACGACATCGATCTCTACGAAGACGAGCGCTTTATCCGTCGCGTGGTCGATAGCGGCCGCAAAGTCATCGCGGTAGACGATCCGCGCGCCAGTTGCCTGCATCTGGTCCATCCCGCTTCGACCTCGCGGTGCTTTGCGCGCTACTCGATGCCGTCGTTCATTCTCCCCACGCTGTTTCCCGGCTACGAAGGCCACCGGGGCTAG
- the purB gene encoding adenylosuccinate lyase, translated as MSDTRPDTLFALNALSPLDGRYASKTEALRDWLSEAAFMRNRVTVEIHWLIALSHAGFAEVPRFSEAAEQFLLQLAERFTAHDAARIKEIERVTNHDVKAVEYWLKESVKGQEELERASEFIHFACTSEDINNTSHGLMLAGAREHVILPALRSVHQRLVALAHALADQPMLSRTHGQPASPTTLGKEIANVAARLERAIDRIAKVELLGKMNGAVGNFNAHLSAYPEFDWEAFSREVVEQRLKLTFNPYTIQIEPHDYMAELFDAMSRANTILLDLDRDVWGYISVGYFKQRTKAGEIGSSTMPHKVNPIDFENSEGNLGLANATLRHLADKLPVSRWQRDLTDSTVLRNIGVAFGYSLLAYDSLIRGLDKLEVNAQRLHEDLDNCWEVLAEPVQTVMRRYGIENPYEQLKELTRGKGITREALQTFVSGLAIPQDAKDRLLAMTPASYVGKAAELAKRIA; from the coding sequence ATGTCCGACACCCGCCCCGACACCCTGTTCGCGCTGAACGCGCTCTCCCCGCTCGACGGCCGTTATGCCTCGAAAACCGAAGCCCTGCGCGACTGGCTCTCGGAAGCCGCGTTCATGCGCAATCGCGTGACGGTCGAAATCCATTGGCTGATTGCACTCTCGCACGCCGGTTTCGCCGAAGTGCCGCGTTTTTCCGAAGCCGCCGAACAATTCCTGCTGCAACTGGCGGAGCGCTTCACGGCGCACGACGCCGCGCGCATCAAGGAAATCGAGCGTGTGACGAATCACGACGTGAAAGCGGTCGAGTATTGGCTCAAGGAGTCGGTCAAGGGTCAGGAAGAACTGGAACGCGCGAGCGAGTTCATCCATTTCGCGTGTACCTCGGAAGACATCAACAACACCTCGCACGGCCTGATGCTGGCGGGCGCCCGTGAACACGTAATTCTGCCGGCGCTGCGCTCGGTGCATCAGCGTCTCGTCGCGCTGGCTCACGCGCTGGCCGACCAGCCTATGCTGTCGCGCACGCACGGCCAGCCGGCCAGCCCGACCACGCTCGGCAAGGAAATCGCCAACGTGGCCGCGCGTCTGGAGCGCGCGATCGACCGCATCGCGAAGGTCGAACTGCTCGGCAAGATGAACGGCGCGGTCGGCAACTTCAACGCACACCTGTCCGCGTATCCGGAGTTCGATTGGGAAGCGTTCTCGCGCGAAGTGGTCGAGCAGCGCCTGAAACTCACGTTCAATCCGTACACGATCCAGATCGAACCGCACGACTACATGGCCGAACTGTTCGACGCCATGTCGCGCGCCAATACGATCCTGCTGGATCTGGACCGCGACGTGTGGGGCTACATTTCGGTCGGTTACTTCAAGCAACGCACCAAGGCCGGCGAAATCGGTTCGTCCACGATGCCGCACAAGGTCAATCCGATCGACTTCGAAAACTCCGAAGGCAACCTGGGTCTGGCGAACGCCACGCTGCGCCATCTCGCCGACAAGCTGCCGGTGTCGCGCTGGCAGCGCGACCTGACCGACTCGACGGTGCTGCGCAATATCGGCGTCGCGTTCGGCTATTCGCTGCTTGCGTACGACTCGCTGATCCGCGGCCTCGACAAGCTCGAAGTGAATGCGCAGCGTCTGCACGAAGACCTCGACAACTGCTGGGAAGTGCTGGCCGAGCCGGTGCAAACGGTGATGCGCCGTTACGGCATCGAGAATCCGTACGAACAACTGAAGGAACTGACGCGCGGCAAGGGCATCACGCGCGAAGCGCTGCAGACGTTCGTCAGCGGCCTGGCGATTCCGCAAGACGCGAAAGATCGTTTGCTCGCCATGACGCCGGCTTCGTATGTCGGCAAGGCTGCCGAACTGGCCAAGCGGATTGCCTGA
- a CDS encoding gluconokinase, whose product MILIAMGVSGAGKTRIGEMLAERLHCAFTDGDAFHSAANKEKMHHGIPLTDEDRWPWLKTIRAAIEEKQKAGETAVFTCSSLKRSYRDVLRDGDKDVCFVYLKGSREVLEQRLTTRTGHFFDPSLLQSQLDTLEEPGADEAITVSIELSPEEIVDSVLIQVEARK is encoded by the coding sequence ATGATTCTGATCGCAATGGGCGTGTCGGGCGCCGGCAAGACGAGAATTGGCGAAATGCTCGCGGAGCGCCTGCACTGCGCGTTCACCGACGGCGACGCATTTCACAGCGCCGCCAACAAAGAGAAAATGCACCACGGCATTCCGCTGACGGACGAAGACCGCTGGCCCTGGCTGAAAACGATCCGCGCGGCGATCGAGGAGAAGCAGAAGGCGGGCGAGACGGCGGTGTTCACGTGTTCGTCGCTGAAGCGCTCGTATCGCGACGTTCTGCGCGACGGCGATAAAGACGTGTGCTTCGTCTACCTCAAGGGTTCGCGTGAGGTACTGGAGCAGCGCCTGACCACGCGCACCGGCCATTTCTTCGATCCGTCGCTGCTGCAAAGCCAGCTCGACACGCTCGAAGAGCCGGGCGCCGATGAGGCGATCACGGTGAGCATCGAACTGTCGCCGGAAGAGATTGTCGACAGCGTGCTGATTCAGGTTGAAGCGCGTAAGTGA
- a CDS encoding GntP family permease produces MEAVHGSMLLVFAAIAIALLILLITRYKVYPFLVLIIVSLLLGLASGMPIGTIVKSFETGNGNTLGHIAIVVGLGTMLGKMMAESGGAERIATTLIDFFGEKNIHWAMMIVAIIVGLPVFFEVGFVLLIPIAFNVAKRTNKSLLLVGLPMVAGLSVVHGLLPPHPAAMLAVQAYHADIGRTIAYGLIVGVPTAIVAGPLFALMISRYIKLPKDNALASQFLGADETDAANNGDGAQKTAPRRELPSFGVTLFTILLPVILMLVGSWADLVFTQKTLANDLLRFVGNSDVALLIAVLVSFWTFGASRGFDREQIQKFCGECLAPIAGITLIVGAGGGFGRVLMDSGISKEIVNAATSAHLSPLLFGWLVAALIRLATGSATVAMTTACGIVAPIAAAGAVQVKPELLVLATGSGSLIFSHVNDGGFWLIKEYFGMTVGQTFKTWSLLETIISLMGLGLTFALATVV; encoded by the coding sequence ATGGAAGCTGTCCACGGCAGCATGCTGCTGGTCTTCGCGGCGATCGCCATCGCATTGCTGATCCTGCTGATCACGCGCTACAAGGTTTACCCGTTCCTCGTTCTGATCATCGTGTCGCTGCTGCTGGGTCTCGCATCCGGCATGCCGATCGGCACGATCGTCAAATCGTTCGAAACGGGCAATGGCAATACGCTTGGCCACATCGCGATCGTGGTCGGCCTCGGCACGATGCTCGGCAAGATGATGGCCGAATCCGGCGGCGCCGAGCGCATCGCCACCACATTGATCGACTTCTTCGGCGAGAAGAATATCCACTGGGCGATGATGATCGTCGCGATCATCGTGGGCTTGCCGGTGTTCTTCGAAGTCGGTTTCGTGCTGCTGATTCCGATTGCTTTCAACGTCGCGAAGCGCACCAACAAGTCGTTGCTGCTAGTCGGCTTGCCAATGGTCGCGGGTCTGTCCGTCGTGCACGGGCTGCTTCCGCCGCACCCGGCCGCGATGCTCGCGGTGCAGGCGTATCACGCGGATATCGGCAGGACCATCGCCTATGGCCTGATTGTCGGCGTGCCGACCGCAATCGTCGCGGGTCCGCTGTTTGCGTTGATGATCAGCCGCTATATCAAGCTGCCGAAAGACAACGCGCTCGCCTCGCAATTTCTCGGCGCCGATGAAACCGATGCCGCGAACAACGGTGACGGTGCGCAAAAGACCGCGCCCAGGCGCGAACTGCCGAGCTTCGGCGTGACGCTGTTCACGATCCTGTTGCCGGTTATCCTGATGCTGGTAGGCAGTTGGGCCGACCTCGTGTTCACGCAGAAGACCTTGGCGAACGATCTGCTGCGTTTCGTCGGTAATTCGGATGTGGCGCTGCTGATCGCGGTGCTGGTCAGCTTCTGGACCTTTGGTGCGAGCCGTGGCTTCGATCGCGAGCAGATCCAGAAATTCTGCGGCGAATGTCTCGCGCCGATCGCGGGCATTACGCTGATCGTCGGCGCGGGCGGCGGCTTTGGGCGCGTGCTGATGGATAGCGGCATTTCGAAGGAGATCGTCAATGCTGCGACGTCGGCGCATCTGTCGCCGTTGCTGTTCGGCTGGCTCGTCGCGGCGCTGATTCGCCTTGCAACCGGCTCGGCGACGGTCGCGATGACCACCGCTTGCGGCATCGTCGCGCCGATTGCGGCGGCGGGCGCGGTGCAGGTGAAGCCGGAGCTGCTGGTGCTGGCCACGGGTTCGGGTTCGCTGATCTTTTCGCACGTGAACGACGGCGGTTTCTGGCTGATCAAGGAATACTTCGGGATGACGGTGGGGCAGACCTTCAAGACATGGTCGCTTCTCGAAACCATCATCTCGCTGATGGGTTTGGGTTTGACCTTCGCACTCGCGACGGTCGTGTAA
- the eda gene encoding bifunctional 4-hydroxy-2-oxoglutarate aldolase/2-dehydro-3-deoxy-phosphogluconate aldolase, with protein MTSKTVSDIVRLGPVIPVLAFDSVEQGEQVSRALHAGGVKVLEITLRTAAGLEAIERASQLAEDIVVGVGTITKPEHCAQAKKAGAQFGVSPGLTKDMHKAAQDAGLPLLPGVMTPTDIITALELGYEIVKFFPAQQAGGVPMLQAFYGPFLNLKFCPTGGITAESASTFLSLPNVVCVGGSWLTPKAALASHNWEEVTRLARAASQLAAPAH; from the coding sequence ATGACGTCGAAAACAGTAAGCGATATCGTGCGCCTCGGCCCGGTGATTCCGGTGCTCGCGTTCGACTCGGTCGAACAGGGTGAGCAGGTGTCGCGTGCGCTGCATGCGGGTGGCGTGAAGGTGCTGGAAATCACCCTGCGCACGGCGGCCGGCCTGGAAGCGATTGAACGCGCGAGCCAGCTGGCCGAGGATATCGTGGTCGGTGTCGGCACGATTACGAAGCCCGAGCACTGCGCTCAGGCCAAAAAGGCGGGCGCACAGTTCGGCGTCTCGCCGGGTTTGACGAAAGACATGCACAAGGCCGCACAGGACGCGGGCTTGCCGCTCCTGCCGGGCGTGATGACGCCGACCGACATCATCACTGCGCTCGAACTCGGCTACGAGATCGTGAAGTTTTTCCCGGCCCAGCAGGCCGGCGGCGTGCCGATGCTGCAAGCTTTCTACGGCCCGTTCCTGAATCTGAAATTCTGCCCGACCGGCGGTATCACGGCCGAATCGGCTTCGACTTTCCTGTCGCTGCCGAACGTGGTGTGCGTCGGCGGTTCGTGGCTCACGCCGAAAGCCGCGCTTGCTTCGCACAACTGGGAAGAGGTCACGCGTCTCGCGCGCGCCGCGAGCCAATTGGCCGCGCCCGCCCACTAA
- the edd gene encoding phosphogluconate dehydratase — MVSPHSQLLKVTQRVVERSKPTREAYLARIDQAQGRFPARGALSCANLAHGFAGLEGNDKLVIKQIREPNIGIVSSYNEMLSAHAPYKNYPDIIKQAARENGGVAQFAGGVPAMCDGVTQGNAGMELSLFSREVIAMSTAVALTHNMFDAALCLGICDKIVPGLLIGALQFGHLPTIFVPAGPMGSGLSNDDKAKTRQLFATGQCGRDALLEAEAAAYHSHGTCTFYGTANSNQMLMEVMGLHLPSSAFVHPHTPLRDALTAQAARRVLDLTVERGNYMPIGHVVDEKAIVNGIVALLATGGSTNHTLHLVAIARAAGIVIDWDDFDALSQAVPLLAKIYPNGKADVNHFHAAGGVAFLVRNLLEGGLLHEDVNTVAGKGLKHYTEEPKLIDGKLQWVPGAEASEDTAVLRGIKEPFQPDGGLRLMQGKLGRGVIKISAVAAQHRKVKAPAIVFDSQEAVQEAFDKGELKRDFIAVVRFQGARANGMPELHRLTPLLGVLQDQGFHVALVTDGRMSGASGKVPAVIHLSPEALLQGPIGKVRTGDILVIDAEAGVLDIEIDVAEWAARPNVQPLHQAENEVGFGRELFGVFRAAAAPAEQGASVFGAMVGEHSAHHGEAAKAHTGKHTSTTQAS, encoded by the coding sequence ATGGTTTCCCCGCATTCGCAATTGTTGAAGGTCACGCAACGCGTGGTCGAGCGCAGCAAGCCTACGCGCGAGGCGTATCTGGCCCGCATCGATCAGGCGCAAGGCCGGTTCCCGGCGCGCGGTGCGCTCTCGTGCGCCAATCTGGCCCACGGTTTCGCCGGGCTCGAAGGCAACGACAAGCTCGTCATCAAGCAGATTCGCGAGCCGAACATCGGCATCGTGTCCTCGTACAACGAAATGTTGTCGGCCCACGCGCCGTACAAAAACTACCCGGACATCATCAAGCAGGCCGCGCGTGAAAACGGCGGCGTCGCGCAATTCGCGGGCGGCGTGCCGGCCATGTGCGACGGCGTCACGCAAGGCAACGCGGGCATGGAACTGTCGCTGTTCTCGCGCGAAGTGATCGCGATGAGCACGGCGGTCGCGCTGACGCACAACATGTTCGACGCGGCACTGTGCCTCGGCATCTGCGACAAGATCGTGCCGGGCTTGCTGATCGGCGCGCTGCAATTCGGCCATCTGCCGACCATCTTCGTGCCGGCCGGCCCGATGGGCAGCGGCCTGTCCAACGACGATAAGGCCAAGACGCGCCAGCTCTTCGCCACCGGCCAGTGCGGCCGCGACGCGCTGCTCGAAGCGGAAGCCGCCGCGTATCACAGCCACGGCACCTGCACGTTCTACGGCACGGCAAATAGCAATCAGATGCTGATGGAAGTGATGGGTTTGCATCTGCCGAGTTCGGCTTTCGTGCATCCGCATACGCCGCTGCGCGACGCATTGACCGCGCAGGCCGCGCGCCGCGTGCTCGATCTGACGGTCGAGCGCGGCAACTACATGCCGATTGGCCACGTGGTCGACGAGAAAGCGATTGTCAACGGCATCGTCGCGTTGCTGGCGACAGGCGGCTCGACCAATCACACGCTGCACCTGGTGGCGATTGCGCGCGCGGCGGGCATCGTGATCGACTGGGACGACTTCGACGCGCTATCGCAAGCCGTGCCGTTGCTCGCGAAGATCTATCCGAATGGCAAGGCCGACGTGAACCACTTCCATGCGGCCGGCGGCGTCGCGTTCCTGGTGCGCAATCTGCTGGAAGGCGGCTTGCTTCACGAAGACGTCAACACGGTCGCGGGCAAGGGACTCAAGCACTACACCGAAGAGCCGAAGCTGATCGACGGCAAGCTGCAATGGGTGCCGGGCGCCGAAGCCAGCGAAGACACGGCCGTGCTGCGCGGCATCAAGGAGCCGTTCCAGCCGGATGGCGGCTTGCGTCTGATGCAGGGCAAGCTCGGCCGCGGCGTGATCAAGATTTCGGCGGTGGCGGCGCAGCATCGCAAGGTGAAGGCGCCGGCGATCGTGTTCGATTCTCAGGAAGCCGTGCAGGAAGCGTTCGACAAAGGCGAACTGAAGCGCGACTTCATCGCGGTGGTGCGCTTCCAGGGCGCGCGCGCAAACGGCATGCCTGAACTGCATCGTTTGACGCCGCTGCTCGGTGTGTTGCAGGATCAAGGTTTCCATGTCGCGCTGGTCACGGATGGCCGTATGTCAGGCGCATCGGGCAAGGTGCCTGCGGTCATTCACCTGTCGCCGGAAGCCTTGCTGCAAGGCCCGATCGGCAAGGTGCGCACGGGCGACATATTGGTGATCGACGCCGAAGCCGGCGTGCTCGACATCGAGATCGACGTGGCCGAATGGGCCGCGCGGCCGAATGTCCAGCCGCTACATCAGGCGGAAAACGAAGTCGGCTTCGGCCGCGAACTGTTCGGTGTGTTCCGCGCGGCGGCGGCGCCGGCGGAGCAGGGTGCGTCGGTATTCGGCGCGATGGTGGGCGAGCATTCGGCGCATCACGGCGAAGCGGCAAAAGCTCACACCGGCAAACATACAAGCACCACTCAAGCCAGCTAA